In the genome of Acidovorax sp. 69, the window AGCCGCGCATTGACCTGCCGGGCCTGGTCATTGGCCGCCTTTTGGACATCGATCTGCCGCTGCATTTCGTTGACGCGCGGAATGCTGCCCCGCCCCAGCCAGAGCTGGGCGTGCAGCGCCCCCAGCAGGGCTAGCAGGATGACGGGCACGATGCGGGAGACCAAGGTGGGGCTAGCTCAGGCGAGGGGGGCTGCCGGGCTCAGCGCAGGTTGTAGAACGCAGCGCGGCCTGGGTATTGCGCGATGTCGCCCAGGTCTTCTTCGATGCGCAGCAGCTGGTTGTACTTGGCGATGCGGTCCGAGCGGCTGAGCGAGCCGGTTTTGATCTGACCTGCATTCGTGCCCACGGCGATATCGGCGATGGTGCTGTCCTCGGTCTCGCCCGAGCGGTGCGAGATCACGGCGGTGTAGCCGGCGCGCTTGGCCATCTCGATGGCGGCGAAGGTTTCGGTCAGCGTGCCGATCTGGTTGATCTTGATGAGGATCGAGTTGGCGATGCGCTTGTCGATGCCTTCCTTCAGGATCTTGGTGTTGGTCACGAACAGGTCGTCACCCACCAGTTGCACCTTGTCACCCAGGCGTTCAGTCAGGTGCTTCCAGCCGTCCCAGTCACCTTCGTGCATGCCGTCTTCGATGCTGATGATGGGGTACTTATCGACCCAGGCTGCCAGCATGTCCGTCCATTGCTCGGCAGACAGCTTCAGGCCGCCTTCGCCTTCCAGCACATACATCCCGTCCTTGTAGAACTCGCTCGCGGCGCAGTCCAGGCCCAGGGCAATTTGTTCGCCCGCCGTATAGCCAGCGGCTTCGATGGCTTGCAGAATGAGGCGGATGGCCGCTTCGTGGTTCTCCACGCTGGGTGCAAAGCCGCCTTCGTCGCCCACGGCGGTGCTCATGCCCTTGTCGTGGATGATTTTCTTGAGCGCGTGGAACACCTCAGCGCCCCAGCGTACCGCTTCGCGGAACGTGGGAGCCCCCACGGGGATGATCATGAACTCTTGCAGATCCAGGCTGTTGTTGGCGTGTGCCCCGCCATTGATCACGTTCATCATGGGCACGGGCAATTGCACGCTGCCCATGCCACCCAGGTAGCGGTACAGCGGCAGGCCCGATTCTTCGGCGGCGGCACGGGCTACGGCCATCGATACCGCCAGCATCGCGTTGGCGCCCAGGCGGCTCTTGTTCTCGGTGCCGTCGAGGTCGATCAGGGTCTTGTCCAGAAAGCCCTGTTCCGACGCATCCAGGCCCAGCACGGCTTCGGAGATTTCGGTGTTGATGTGTTCGACAGCCTTGAGCACGCCCTTGCCCAGGTAGCGGCTCTTGTCGCCATCACGCATTTCAATGGCTTCGCGGCTGCCGGTGGAGGCGCCGCTGGGCACCGCGGCGCGACCCATCACGCCCGATTCCAGCAGCACGTCGCATTCGACGGTGGGGTTGCCGCGGCTGTCCAGCACTTCGCGGCCTACGATGTCAACAATTGCGCTCATGTTTACTTACTCTCCAGGTTTATTGACTTTTGAGAGGCGTGCCGTTCAGCTCGCCTGATTGCAAAATTCGGGATTCGCCGCCGCTGATGTCGCGACGCACGACAAGGCTGCGGTGCAACCATTCGGTAGTGTTGCCGTTGACCTCGTAGCGGCAAGCGGTGAAGGTGCCTGCTGGCAAGGTGATGCTCTCCACACCCACGAACTTGACTTGGTCTTGTCGGGTGTGGGGTCCGGAATTCGGAGGGAACATTTCCGTGCGTGTGCCCTGGCCAGTGAAGGTGCGCGTTTCGCCCACACCCAACTCGACACGCCGATCTTCGTAGGGTGGAGTGTAGGTGGTGGTAGTGAACGATTGGGAGCCCTGCGCGGCCTCGGTTCCATAGAGGGCGACGACTGAAG includes:
- a CDS encoding septum formation initiator family protein, with translation MVSRIVPVILLALLGALHAQLWLGRGSIPRVNEMQRQIDVQKAANDQARQVNARLTSEVHDLKEGLNMVEEKARSELGMVKPNEVYVQFTPR
- the eno gene encoding phosphopyruvate hydratase, with amino-acid sequence MSAIVDIVGREVLDSRGNPTVECDVLLESGVMGRAAVPSGASTGSREAIEMRDGDKSRYLGKGVLKAVEHINTEISEAVLGLDASEQGFLDKTLIDLDGTENKSRLGANAMLAVSMAVARAAAEESGLPLYRYLGGMGSVQLPVPMMNVINGGAHANNSLDLQEFMIIPVGAPTFREAVRWGAEVFHALKKIIHDKGMSTAVGDEGGFAPSVENHEAAIRLILQAIEAAGYTAGEQIALGLDCAASEFYKDGMYVLEGEGGLKLSAEQWTDMLAAWVDKYPIISIEDGMHEGDWDGWKHLTERLGDKVQLVGDDLFVTNTKILKEGIDKRIANSILIKINQIGTLTETFAAIEMAKRAGYTAVISHRSGETEDSTIADIAVGTNAGQIKTGSLSRSDRIAKYNQLLRIEEDLGDIAQYPGRAAFYNLR